One Microscilla marina ATCC 23134 DNA window includes the following coding sequences:
- a CDS encoding aminotransferase class IV, which yields MDSGRIIYLNGEFLPEKQARISVYDSALMFGDMVFEMTRSFNKKQFKIREHLERLYRSMDYLHIKIPHTIDELEKICYEVLDRNDKVFAEHDEHRLMVNISRGPLSFYSEIFDGKVEPTVVITDFPFKWTVATMGPLFDTGVNAAIPSQRAIPASLQEPKVKNRSRMFYMMANIEVSNMSGDRNWALLLDPDGFITEGTGSNFFIIKDNKLICPEPRNILRGVSMEYVINELAPALGLEHEYRNIEPYDVMNADEAFYTATPFCMVPCTSINNYKIGDGKVGPIYTKLITKWGENVGVDIIKQIKDYGEEVSDLRAKQKTMPSTYQFVK from the coding sequence ATGGATTCAGGAAGAATAATTTACCTAAATGGAGAGTTTCTCCCCGAAAAGCAAGCCCGCATTTCGGTATACGATTCAGCTTTGATGTTTGGTGACATGGTGTTTGAGATGACCCGCTCATTCAACAAAAAACAATTCAAAATCCGCGAACACCTAGAGCGCCTGTATCGTTCTATGGACTACCTCCACATTAAAATTCCTCATACTATAGACGAATTAGAAAAGATATGCTACGAAGTACTTGACCGCAACGACAAAGTATTTGCCGAGCACGATGAGCACCGCTTGATGGTAAATATCAGCCGTGGACCGCTGTCTTTCTATTCTGAAATTTTTGATGGCAAAGTAGAGCCTACTGTAGTAATTACCGACTTCCCCTTCAAGTGGACAGTAGCCACTATGGGACCTTTGTTTGATACAGGGGTAAATGCCGCCATCCCTTCACAAAGAGCCATTCCTGCATCTTTGCAAGAGCCTAAAGTAAAAAACCGTAGCCGTATGTTTTACATGATGGCCAACATTGAAGTGTCTAACATGTCGGGCGACCGCAATTGGGCGTTATTGCTTGATCCAGATGGATTTATTACTGAAGGTACAGGTAGTAACTTCTTTATTATTAAAGACAATAAATTGATTTGCCCTGAGCCTCGTAACATTTTGCGTGGGGTAAGCATGGAGTATGTAATCAATGAGTTGGCTCCTGCTTTAGGACTAGAGCATGAGTACCGCAATATTGAGCCTTATGATGTAATGAACGCTGACGAAGCATTTTATACAGCGACTCCTTTTTGTATGGTGCCTTGTACTTCTATCAATAATTACAAGATTGGCGATGGTAAAGTAGGGCCAATTTATACTAAATTGATTACTAAATGGGGTGAAAATGTAGGGGTAGACATTATTAAACAAATTAAAGATTATGGCGAAGAAGTAAGCGACTTGCGCGCCAAGCAAAAAACAATGCCAAGCACTTATCAATTTGTGAAGTAG
- a CDS encoding TlpA family protein disulfide reductase, giving the protein MFSLFTTSKKGQPSVVKKPSKPRFAARLIIVKRHADWCAASKVMTPVFNDLKNRFDGREVLFVDFNYTNNTSRYQSDLLATALGVDRSVKKHAGTGFILLIDAETKQVIEKFTRRQSFEEMVNLVKDRLLESLEREKMIAQLQKEAGKGK; this is encoded by the coding sequence ATGTTTAGCCTATTTACCACCTCCAAAAAGGGGCAGCCTAGTGTGGTGAAAAAGCCCAGTAAACCTAGGTTTGCTGCCAGATTAATAATTGTAAAACGACATGCCGACTGGTGTGCCGCAAGTAAGGTGATGACTCCGGTTTTCAATGATTTGAAAAATCGTTTCGACGGTAGAGAAGTGTTGTTCGTGGACTTTAATTACACCAATAATACCTCCCGTTATCAGTCTGACCTTTTGGCTACTGCCCTCGGAGTTGACCGCAGTGTTAAAAAGCATGCGGGCACTGGGTTTATCTTGTTGATAGACGCCGAGACCAAGCAGGTAATCGAGAAATTTACTCGTAGACAATCGTTCGAAGAAATGGTAAACTTAGTAAAAGACAGACTTTTAGAGAGTTTGGAGCGGGAAAAAATGATTGCCCAACTACAAAAAGAAGCTGGCAAAGGCAAATAA
- a CDS encoding PcfJ domain-containing protein — protein sequence MNRRHCSKSHRKNRKSLKIEKKKRFHKKQNKKYLKKLVWSAYANTINGLHQLYHQEVKAENASLLLQGIGDVLQNNQQLEGGKRIKFLNFLKQVLRPETLPLLYAPTALYNTFRFRKYWLNTLESWQPVKHWNPTHKSGGFEVYEAMLKDLLQHLFVKYAMPEFMYPVWQAQHSTHLWWFVHLGKGGSIKDVRSLPFKLNSKMAHYFTQAPRHYSVEKALLYGQVGALGGTEAFFEQWYAAHWKRIYKDPLFFRQVIQFFARYPELTNNREVAQVISFINAHKYDGQKIYTRAKGIVHEPPVAPSFSLKGRTDQSIMRLVDEWLSSPRVLSSVFDDSLLTWTPDPTSDFEYWDAEKQVLYKISQLINNYELWLEGKVMMHCVGTYTHKCMGGYSTIWTMTKVNAQGKEEKCVTIEMGKKWRVCEIKGKRNREPKPQEVEVVKQWVNKENLALSIDYL from the coding sequence ATGAATAGACGACACTGTTCAAAATCTCACCGCAAAAACCGTAAATCACTCAAGATAGAGAAGAAAAAGCGGTTTCATAAAAAGCAAAACAAAAAATATCTCAAAAAATTAGTGTGGTCGGCTTATGCCAACACCATCAATGGTTTGCACCAACTTTATCATCAAGAAGTCAAGGCAGAAAATGCGTCTTTGTTGTTGCAAGGTATAGGAGATGTTTTACAGAATAACCAGCAGTTGGAGGGAGGAAAACGCATCAAGTTTTTAAACTTCTTAAAACAAGTTTTACGACCTGAAACCCTCCCGCTTTTGTATGCTCCTACTGCCTTATACAACACCTTTCGCTTTCGCAAATACTGGCTCAATACTCTAGAGAGTTGGCAACCTGTCAAGCACTGGAACCCTACCCATAAAAGCGGGGGTTTTGAGGTGTATGAGGCAATGCTGAAAGATTTATTACAACATTTGTTTGTGAAGTATGCGATGCCTGAGTTTATGTATCCAGTCTGGCAAGCCCAACATTCTACCCATTTATGGTGGTTTGTTCACTTGGGCAAAGGGGGCAGTATTAAAGATGTGCGTTCATTGCCTTTTAAGCTGAATAGTAAAATGGCGCATTATTTTACCCAAGCCCCCAGACACTACTCAGTAGAAAAAGCTTTGCTGTATGGGCAAGTAGGTGCACTAGGTGGCACTGAGGCTTTTTTTGAACAATGGTATGCTGCCCACTGGAAACGGATTTATAAAGACCCCCTGTTTTTTAGGCAAGTTATACAGTTTTTTGCCCGCTATCCTGAGCTCACCAATAACCGAGAAGTAGCACAGGTCATTAGTTTTATCAATGCTCACAAATACGATGGACAAAAAATATACACCAGAGCTAAGGGCATTGTACATGAGCCACCTGTTGCCCCAAGTTTTAGCCTCAAGGGGAGGACTGACCAATCAATCATGCGATTGGTAGACGAGTGGTTGAGTTCGCCTAGAGTATTGAGTAGTGTGTTTGATGATTCGTTACTTACCTGGACTCCAGACCCTACCAGCGACTTTGAATATTGGGATGCTGAAAAACAGGTATTGTACAAAATCTCGCAATTGATTAACAACTATGAGCTATGGCTAGAGGGCAAAGTTATGATGCATTGTGTAGGTACCTATACCCACAAATGCATGGGGGGCTATAGTACCATTTGGACAATGACCAAGGTAAATGCTCAGGGCAAAGAGGAGAAGTGTGTGACTATTGAGATGGGCAAAAAATGGAGAGTTTGCGAAATAAAGGGCAAGCGAAACCGTGAACCTAAGCCACAAGAGGTGGAAGTGGTAAAGCAATGGGTAAATAAAGAAAATCTGGCTTTGTCGATTGATTATTTATAG